In the Populus trichocarpa isolate Nisqually-1 chromosome 1, P.trichocarpa_v4.1, whole genome shotgun sequence genome, one interval contains:
- the LOC18096778 gene encoding FCS-Like Zinc finger 2: protein MEFSSSRRPCFIDEDDGLASLADMEAGSSGNHHPFFSRSLCYARRGSFRNLSSLVSSPRSARYCDSRYEDHQPHFLEACFLCKKSLGDNRDIFMYRGDTPFCSEECRQEQIDIDEANEKNWNLSSSMKALRKKDQKKSTSPTKAQDYPSRTGTVAAA from the exons ATGGAGTTCTCATCTTCAAGAAGGCCTTGTTTCATAGATGAAGATGATGGGTTAGCTTCTCTTGCAGATATGGAAGCTGGGTCTTCAGGGAATCATCACCCATTCTTCTCTAGGTCACTCTGTTATGCGAGAAGAGGTAGTTTTAGAAACCTTTCATCTCTGGTGTCTTCTCCAAGATCGGCAAGGTATTGTGACTCTAGATATGAAGATCACCAACCTCATTTCTTGGAAGCTTGTTTTCTTTGCAAGAAATCACTCGGTGATAACAGAGACATCTTCATGTACAG AGGGGACACGCCATTCTGCAGTGAAGAGTGCAGACAAGAGCAAATAGATATAGACGAAGCCAATGAAAAGAACTGGAATCTCTCTTCATCTATGAAAGCATTAAGGAAAAAAGACCAGAAGAAATCCACATCTCCTACTAAAGCTCAGGACTACCCTTCTCGTACAGGCACCGTTGCCGCAGCATAA